The Miscanthus floridulus cultivar M001 chromosome 6, ASM1932011v1, whole genome shotgun sequence genomic interval TGATAGCGTTATAGCAAAGAGTTCAATATCCATTCAGTATTTTCTTCAACAACGAGACCTAAAAAAGAATTATTTctaaaaatatgtttttaggAGAGACGATGCTCATATTTAATTTGTgacctaaaagagaatcatttctacAAATAGGTTTTCAAGAGAGAGGACGTCCATATTTGAGTTGTGCCTCTCAGACACCCAAAATGGGTCTACCGTATAGATACGAGATCGATTTTGAGTCTTTTGCTACTTATTTTAGGTTTATGTGCACATATATGTTACTTGTTAGAGACGGTCTGACATGGCAACGGAATCGGTCACCACAAGCGTGTAAAGAGAGAAAAGAAGGAGATGCGCATGACAATGAAGATGGAGCCCCATGTTTCTCGATGGACGTGCGAGTCTACTGCTTATACCATGGttaacaagtttttttttttcaaccTGTTCGctcagccagcctaaaccagccagccaacagtgttttcctctcacaacaaatcagcaccaggcagcccaaaccagtccagaaaccaaccagcgaacatgccgttTATCTTCTCTCATCCAAGTAGATTAAAATATAATATCTACTAACTATTCGAAGGCTTGTTGGGTGCaccagaaagaaaagaaaaaaaaacattcatGCTTTGACCACGCACACACGTGGAGGTAGCTAGGAGTCTGAATCATGAAACAGTAGCAGTAGTTGGCTGCAGTTGCAGAGGATCCTGCCTGCGTTGGATTGGCCGGATCACGCATCCGGTTTTGTGAAGCCACGGGGTACAACAGGTACTCTCTACACTACTCCAGCAGCGATTCTATAACCACCAAATTGTTGTAAAAAAAACCCCACCAAATCCAAACGCTGGCTGTGCACAAAATGCGGTTTCGTGTCCACGTGACAAAATTACCTACCgagaccacatcaccaccatggagtgtaaagatggcaacgggccccgatacccgatactTGACGGGTATTTGATTCATTAGGAAACGGTAATAGAATCGTATCTTTATCCGTGgcccgcgggcatctaaatgggcaataatccatccccgacggcgacgggtatagcgggtacgggaacgttccctgtttacccatccccgttacccgttggggaacccgactatttgagctgtcatgcgagtattaggcccaaagaagctcaacataggtattttgaccCAAATCTgaataatcatatatatagtttgtgtgttaggcccagtttagttccccaaaaattttgcaaaatttttcacattccccgtcacatcgaatctttggacgcatgcatgaagcattaaatataaataaaaaataaaactaattacacagtttagacgaaatccacgagacgaatcttttaagcctaattagactatgattggacactaattgccaaataacaacgaaaacgctatagtgctcattttgcaaaaaaattttcatctaaacaaggccttataggAACTCTAGttcaattttttctcaccatctccgccagcagcacaagcacgcctgtctcacgagcgctcgtgcccctcgcttcctcagttcggtctctctgccacctttgctcatcctcctcgcaacctcgctccttctcctcggcatctccaagactccgacacttatacccgggtgaagaagaaacgtctccgattgcaaagctgcgaccccaagtgtccttgtttatcgggtatgcagtacccgtcgggtatctgttacccgaccgatgcccaaCGGGTacagggatgggcaagaatctatacccgagacagttaacgaggacagggacgggatgaattctcggtagcggggaagagaacgttgcGACGATACCCGACGAGTACATCCATCCTTAATGGAGTGCGAGATTGGTCcgacgatacccgacgggtacatccaTCCTTAATGGAGTGCAAGATTGGTCCGACGATACCTTTGTTGGCATGGCTATCACGATGATTCCTCATCATATCTGATCGATACATGGCTACCTAGAACTACAAGGAGAATGGGTTGCAACAACCACTGCAGCTGCGTGCGTGCATTGCTTTGCCTCATGACGACTCTAGCCTTGTGTGTTTCGTGGTTGGTTTCGCCCAACCCAACTTTTTTCTGGACGGACTCAACCCACCGCCGATTAGGAAGCTAGAGAAACCAGAAGACTACGCAGGCATAGTGTAGAAGAGCTTCGATATATGTTTGGTGGAACACGTGAATGTAAAGAAAAGGGGAACGGAGGGGGTGTAAGGTGTTGCTATACTCTAGCtggatgttttttttcttttttttgtgggAATGGATGTTTTTTTTCTAAGATTTTAGTCGTGAATTAGAAGTGTTCGATCATAGAGAATCATACGGGGAGCGGTCATCATCTACCTCTcgtgttttcttctttcttgacTCAAGACACACAATGAATTCTTTGTCCTATATAGCATGCCAACGATCCTTGCTCCTCCGTGTCTTGCCTTATTGCACCCGTCACGCTGCCGTCGCCCACCACTCCCGTGTTCACCTATGTCACCGCCACTCTTGCCATAACTCTCTTTCATCTGGATGTCTTTTATCACCTATAGCCAATGGCGTTCCTAGGTGACTTGAAACAATTACGATGACTTGAAACCATCTAAAAATAGTCTAAAATAATCCTCAAAAATCAAATACATGAAAAATGAACTTACCTATTTTGCTCGGGGGTAAAATCGTCATCACGTCCCCCACTTAAACCATCAGTGGATAAATATGACGGAAGAGCCATATAATGAAGTAAAGTTGGATTTCATGCTAACTAGGTAACTTCGAATCTAAAAGGCCTGAGGAAATAAGCCAAAGTTTTTAGGGCCAAGGAAgggtttttctcttcttctttctcgagTCAAAATAGTTAATTAACTCTTCACCGTCTATAGTATGTATAGCATGCCTACAAAACTTGCTCTCCTACCCTGCATTCCAGTACCCATCACGTCGTCGTCAGTCACCCTTCACATGTGGATGTTCTCCACCAATCATGTCCAATGGCATTCGTACCTACCCATGCAATGTCGGTGCTCGCCCTCCACTGTTAGGTTGCTCTGTAGACctagaaccccccccccccctatccTAACAGTTGTGGATTTCCATTAGGAAGCTAATCCCGTATGCTGGCGGCCAAAACATCGATGTTCTCTACTCAAATGATCAGTGCTCTTGGTTTGGTGGTCAGAGCTTCAAGCAGTAGATGAAGTTATTTCTCTTCCCCTGTGTTGGATTTGGCTTATGCCAGCATTATTACGGAACAAAACCGTGAGAGGAGGATTACTTAATTTGCAATTTGAAGATTTTGATTTATTCCTTTTCTTCAGATTGTTATTTTTATTTGGTATATCAGAGTTTCTGATGTCTTGGCTACGTGTTTCATTCTCAGAAGATGTGCTCTCTTTATAATAATTATGATCTGATACGTCTTCATTAGAAGCTGTCTGAAACCAAAAACCCtccattatatataaaaaaattaggCGCCGTGAGATAAAAAAGTACTACATCTGTCCCATTAAAAGTGTCGTTTTTTACTTTTAAACTTCTTGTTTGACCGTTCATTTTATTCAAATTTTTgcataaatattatttattttgttattacttattttatcattagagatactgtcgggttcataaacccggggtccctaatggacccgcttccctgtaatacttggcccagcaggcggcgcagCGACAGCGCGCATCTGGGCCGGCCTAGATACACAATGATAGGCCGAGACCATGATCCGGTTCCCGACCGGCACCTCCGGCCAGGAGACAaaattacaaatatttacttgttggccacatTTCGCACCGACAGATACTTTAATGacgattttatttattttattatttgcataaaattttgaataagacgagtctAAAAGTCAAAAACTACACTCTatcaatgggacggagggagtaccaaCCAACTTTTTTTCAAAGGAAGGAAGTAAAACTCGCGTCATATCATGATAAAAAATAATCAAGGTGTCTTTAACTGTCTTTCCAATGGCAATAATGTGTCATGAAGACTTATTATGCCCTATGTGAAAGAAGTGCTTTAGTAaaagcagcaggaggaggagaagaataaTTATCATTGCTAATTATTACCACGGGGGAGGCCAAGGCAAGCCCTTCAAGAATGCAATGATCCAAGGAGCTGGACACGGCATGCATGGTAGATCATCAAAGGGGGGAAAGAAAAGGGGAGGGAAGCAACTGTTGAATGAAGAGGAAATAAAGGGGGCAAAGGAAAATGATAGCTGGCCATGAGAGTGAGTGAGAGCTAAGAGCTAGCGGTTCAACAATGCAATGATCCCTGCCATCCAAAGCTACCTCCCCTCAGCTGTTAGATCTACTAgccggagcaaaaaaaaaaaaaaaaaaaaaaagaaggaagaaagaaagaaaagaaaaaaaagggaaaagaaaatAAATGAAAAGGCATAAATTGAGCAACGAAAAGAAGAAGGCTTTAGGGAAAGTAATCTTTGGGTGATTAGTAATTAGCAAGGCTTCCATGCATggtaaaagaaagaaaggaagaaaTCATGTTACCTCGATGGATTGAACCGCCAGGGTGGGGGCgtgtgagtgttgaattgaatttttTTTAAGATTAAGAGAATAAAGCGAGGAAATTAAAGGCCTCTCGTACGGGCTGTTGGCTGCCTCACTCACCCCTCAGTGTCACAGGCAGCTCACAGCTAGCTGATGCTGATGGCTCGTGcgctcctcgtcctcgtcgcgTCGGGCCTCCACACGTGTGAGGGCCACCGTGCGGAACCGCTCCCTTTTTTTGCTTTGCATTGCCCTCGTCCTAAATTATGCCTTTTAATTTCGCCGAACAATCTGTCGAGGACTCCCAAAAAGAGATAGGTACAAGCTAATACCAAGAGGATCTACGAGAGTTTTCTCCCAATCTCGATTTTCTAGCACTCGTAAAAATCGATCCTCTTGGTAGATCATCTCCAATAACTCCTTATCTCAACTCTCAATCTTTCCACACTTGTAAAAATCGATCCAATCGCACCGTGTGGTGCAGATCTTGCACCGGGTGGGATGGACTTGATTTCTCACTGTCACGGAGCTCCTCCTAAGTCCTACAAATTAGTACTCATACAACATGTTTGTTTATTGGTTTccgccagggcttatcagctattgtatagtattttttctcacaacaaatcagcactagccgggcttatcagttcagaaaaccaaccagcaaacaggcTGATAGAAGCTATGAAAAAAAGGCTAGAAACCAAAGACAATGGAATAAATCTTTCCTAACTTATCTGTCTACTGGATCTGCCGCTCAAcatcattatattattattatcttATTTCACTCGACGCATGGCAATAGACAGTAAAGAAAGGCCACGAATTGGATCGAATTATTCGGAAAATTTGGACATGGCTCGCTCGTCACATTTCTGCTGATTATTTTTCATCCAGCGGTAGGCAACATTGGCGTGGACAGCGAGGCAAAATCCGTGGGACAACGTGATGTTTttttagaatatatatatatatatatagagagagtacattcagtagccggctataaaataagttGTTCTggagccacctctatttacgataattttatatactaatttacgataatgttaatacatatgtacgatagttgggttactataacgcatatggatatttaccataacattatagtaaatcacttagtaatgagttactataatctcgtaaattaacatagtaattatcgtaactcaaagtggctacaaaataaattattttatagccagctacagggtagtgtatatatatactattcagtagccggctacaaaataagttattctgtagccaccttcatttacgataattttatatactaatttacaataacgttaatacatatttacgatagttggattactataacacatgagatatttaccataacattatagtaaaccactcagtaaggagttactataatttcgtaaattaacatagtaattatcgtaactcaaagtagctatagaataagttattttgtagccagctacaaaatagtagttctatatgcagcctgtttggttggttggttcatatcgttgctggctggtttgtgtgagaaaaaaatactgtttcaactaaaaatttacgatcatttacgacaagccacagccaaacgaacctATATGTCTCGAGTGGATGCATGGAGTGTTTCTGCAGGTATCGATGATGAGTACACAAGGATTACTGTTCATGACCCATATTATACGTACGTAGGTCCGGTCAGCAGGTATTTAATTTGCATGTTCGTATTGATTTGTGGTACGTACGTGTACGTACGCAACAACTAGTGCGTGTTGCATATATACTTTATCGTGGTTGCGTGATGATCGGATATGCATGCATGGATGGATGTGCGGATCGGAGGAGGATGCATGGGGTTTTGATGATTACTTTAGGGGTTGTTTGGTTTccagactaaattttagtccatgtcacatcgaatgttttgatgctatttaggagaactaaatatgagttaattataaaactaattacacagatggagactaatttacgagacgaatttattaagcctaattaatccaccattagcacatatttactgtagcacaacattgtcaaatcatggactaattaggcttaaaaaattcgtctcgcaaattagccacaatctgtgtaattagttatttttttcgtctatatttaatacttcatgcatgtgtcaaacatccgatgggacagggactaaaattttcgtgtaggaaccaaacacccactACGGGAGAGACAAAATTCCCCGAGTGtcgctggcttccccgagtgccaaaaatcggacACTCGTGAAAGaggatcttccccgagtgttgcactcggggaagaattgcactcggggaagagaggcTTTTCTGAGTGCCGCAGAGaacctggcactcggtaaagagaagcactcggcaaaggccctcttccctgagtgcaacactcggggaagatcggcactcggcaaagaaaaatacTACTTGACGGTTCACCCCGCCCACAccgttaaaacttaaaaaaacaaaaattcttccccgagtaCCCCTAAGCTAGAGGGAAGTTACCACTGCGGGTTCATTCATATTCATTCCAAGCGGTCATGATGGCGAATGAGTAAAATCCGGCCGATCTTCCCCAACCCCAACCCCAACCACGGCATGCTGATGACTGATGGCTGCCGCTCGATCGCTTTCCTCATCATGGAAAGCTCACTTGCAAGCCAGCTACAAACTCGGTCATCAACCACCTTCGCTCCTCGTTCCTGCCTGCAGatgcattagcattagcattagcattagcattagtgTTACCGTACTTGCTAATTTAGTTTATTTTTTACTACCATTAGCAAGTGAAAAAAACGATGGACGAAGTTTTTGGTGTAGTATGTAAGTACGTGTTTTGGTATGactgttttttttttgcgagagtGAATTTGATCTAGGAAAATTCTGAAATGAATTGTGATTTGAAACGGGGAAGCTAGTACTTGCATTGACTTTACGCGATCATTTCATCCAATTTGATTCGCCGATGGTCCTGAATATATGATGATGATTAGGCACGGCCGGGGCAGAGGATCAAGATCAAGGAATCGGGGTGGATGGAGACAAGTCGATCGACACGGGAGGATCGAATCTGCTCATCAGCTCAGTCGATCCAAAGCACTCAAAGCTACGCAACCAAAGATTTGGCATGCATGGGCCGCCCGGGTTGCCATCTTCCATAATGCTGTCCACCGGTCCATCCGGGCATCAACAACAATACTAATCATGCCATCTGACcatttcttttctttcctctttTTTGCCAACGCATATCTTTTTCTCCTTTCTTATGCGTCCTATAATTCTTATATATATGACAGACAATGGTTAGTAACTATGCATACCCTGAATTTTATATTCCTCTAATATATTATACCTTTTCCTTTCACTATGCCTATGGTTACGCTTGGGGCCGCAACGAGAATATTCCGCACCGATGGgcactctctctcttttttttttgtattatATGATACTATTTTTGAGATTTTGGTGTAACTGTTGTTATATTTTTATTATACtattaataaaaaagaaaaaaaaacatcatacTTATCGTTCTCGGATTTTGTGTTATATAGCATCGTTTCTGACCGTTTTTATCTCTACCTATATTGAATACAATAAATTTTTGATACTAGAGtagaatttttttattaattttctaACAAATATATTAGTCCTACATATCTCGTAAACAGATTGCCACACTACGTGCCTCGTCCATCGATCATATATTTCACTATCTATAAACTGTGGTCCAAACAAcgtagtactccctctgtccctttaCTTCTGTCGTTGTAGCTCCTACATGGGTTCATCAAAGACTCTGTGAATATAGACAGCAGGGGCGTCCAGGTGCAGGGCAAACGCAGTGAATGCAGACGTTCAAATCCTATCTCCAAACGACAGTCAAtacgggacggagggagtataagagAAGGTAGAAATGGGATACCATACACCCTAAGAATGGCATTGTCTATGATCATCAACCTGTATATGGCCACCACACACCCAAACGCATTAATCTCTCCCAACACTACTCCTTTCGTTCTAACCCTCCACACAATCCAATCCAATCCCATCCCATCCACAATCCATAAAACAAAAGGCATCATTGATGCTTACTTAAACCGCACCACACCCAACGCAACGCAAACCGATGCCAACTCTCTATCTATAAACCCCTGCAAGCAAAAGCAAACCGCACCCACACGGCGAAGACAAGGCGCGCACGAGCACGGCACGCGGCCTCACGCCGTCACCTGCTCCGCTCCGCTGCCGTCCAGGTCCATTTAGCGAGGCGGGCGGAAAGGGAGGGAGGGGGGCGAGAGCCGAGCGGAAGCCCCGATCCGAcccggaagaagaagaggagagagagtgagggagagacGGGGCGCGGCGAGGAGGCCGGCGGCCAGGCGATGGGGGAGGTGGCTGCGCTGCGCCAGCTCGTCGGCCAGGTCCAGGAGCTCTGGGACCTCTACGGCGCCAACGCCCACCCCCTCCCCAGGCAAGGCGAACCACCCCCTTTGGTTACTCCGCTCTCCCACCTCGCGCTCTCGTCCGCGTCCTCTCCCACCCCCGCCTTGCGCGGATCTGCTGGCTGCGGGGGTTTGCAATCGCATCGCGAATTTGCTGACATCGCTAGCtgctttttgtttgtttgtttgttcgtTGCTTGATTAATTGATCTGCCGGGCGTGCTTGTTTCACTTACCCAAGCAGATTAGATCGCGCAGATCTTCGGCATGCTTGTGCCGCGCCACACAGGATTTCCGTTCACGATCCACTGTCTCCGTCTCCGAGAATTGGTGTTACCTGTGTCCCCCTACTTCGCGCTAGATTTAGCAGGGTTCAACGGAGGACCAAGGCGTGCGCCGTAGAAATGGAACAATCCCGTGACTTCCTCACTTTAGTTTTACATACATTTTGCTGACTTTGCTGTTGCTAGTTTATGTGCCCCATGGTCACAGGTTTTGGCATTGCCCCACGCATAGGACAGATTATTTACTCAACCCCATGGGGTTGAGCCCGGGAAAGTCCTCCACCCTAGGTTTGTTTAGCTTACATGACAGCGGATGATAATCTTAACAGTTTGACTTTGGGGCCGCGTCGTGGAGCTTTGTTGGCGAGGGGACCAAAGCAAAGGGGGACGAGGAAATCAACTTACCTCACGACACGTGCTTTACTAGTTTTTAATGGAGGCAGATTTGGTAAACATGCTCCTGGGGCTTAGCTGGGCATGCGCCGGAAACACGAAATGCCATTCTAATATGTAATATGCCCAGCTGGGCATGCGGTGGAAACATGAGATGCCATTCTAATATGTAATATGCCCTTCCTGCGGCTGTGACTAATTCTAGCACTTATGTCACTATTGTTGCTTCGCTAAGCGTTGTGCTTGCAATTCTTTTCTTTCTAGAATTTCCGGGTTTGTTCTATGGAAAGTTATATGTCATCCTGTAGCATGTAAATCGAGTTTTGGCTATAAGCAGCACATGCTCCCTTGGAGTTCCAGGTTTTGGTTCAATGCCTGCTTAGATCATGAGGGCGTGTTTGCTTGAATGCCCCTCCCAGGAAAGTGGATGCCCAGGCATCGATCGGAACCCATTCGGACGCCTAGAAAAGCTTCTCGCGTCTTGTGTGGATGtaatccaaacaggccctcacTGCATTGCCTGTCAGACCATAAGTAATATCCTCTCAGCTTCAATTTACCTCACATTCACATAGAATCCAGTCATTTGAGCTTCTGTTTCCCTTCAGAAGAATACAATAGATTATCCTCTgtataaaaagggcgtacccagtgcagagagctcccgcttctgtgcggggtctggggaagggtgttagtggcaagcattaccctcacctgtgcaatgcgaggagaccgcgacttgaacccgggaccttccggtcacaggcggtaagactctaccgcttgcaccaggcccgcccttcagatTATCCTCTGTATACCTACTCTAATCTGCTGAGAAACATATGATTGGCATTATTACTGATATAAATCGCTTGGTTGACCAGGGCACCTCTGATTGGCCTGGCAAATAATATAAATATCATATCTAGGCTTTAGAGAGGGTCGATGAATGTTGATGCTAAAATGGATGACAAGGTTGATACTTGTGCATTACAGAAAGCCAACTAGTTGAGAAATTCTTATTTCCCATTGGACAAGCCAGATAAAACAGTTACAAAGTACCCTTTTTTGAGTGTAAGTGTGTAGCTCCATGTACAACTATGTGGTAGCTCCATGTACAACTATGTGACTGAATCGTGCATTCAGTCAAGTGATTCTGTGAAATTGTTGATATGCCGCTTTCATACTTCTGTATGCATTTTTGTCCAAAACAATGCTTCTAATGGTAAACAACTAAACTGGGGGTTATAGATTGTATTATGCCTTTTCTTTTGCAGTAAAAGAATCTTGTCCGTACCCTCCAGACTAGTTTTCCCTTGAATAAGATGGACTAACTGGGTTTATGAATATCTTACAGGTGGTATTTACTTGACTTCGAACATGGTTCAATCAAGGATGATTATTGTGGGGGAAGGTCTGGATACAACTCAGAATTACTGAAGATCATGGAAACTAACCAATCTCCCCTTCGGAAGCGACCACAGAGAGATCGAAATCGTGAAAAGGCACCTTCCTCAAACAAAACTGAAGTAATGCAACAAGAGATCTGGAGAGATTTCCCTCAAGATCTTTTTGAAACTGTCATTGCAAGGCTTCCAGTTGCTGCAATTTTTCGATTCCGCACTGTCTGCCGAATGTGGTCTTCTCTTTTGGGCTCAGACAGTTTCTCTCATCAGTACTCTGAAGCTCCACGTGGACTGCCATGGTTCTATACAATCACCCATGAGAATGCAAACAACAATGTTGCAATGTATGATCCTTCGCTGAAGAAATGGCACCACCCATCTGTTCCTCTCACTCCTACAAAGATAGTTATTCCAGTGGCATCCGTGGGTGGTCTTGTATGTTTATTGGATCTGAGCCACAGGAATTCTCTACATTTGCAACCCTCTTATGCAATCACTCAAGGAGATCCCACCAAGATCAGTCCAGGGATGGTCAAGAGTCGCTATAGGGATGGTGTTGAATGGAAGAAGTTCTAGTGATGGCTACAAAGTAATGTGGTTAGGAAATGATGGGACTTATGAAGTCTATGACTCTACAAAGAACATGTGGTCTTGCCCTGGAACTTTTCCTCCAGGCATCAAACTTCCACTTGCTCTAAATTTCAGGTCACAGCCTGTGGCGGTTGGCAGCACGGTATACTTCATGTGCGCAGAACCAGATGGTGTTTTGTCATATGATGTAAGCACCGGGATTTGGAGGCAATTTGCCATCCCACTGCCACTGCATCTGACTGACCACACACTTGCCGAGTTCCAGGGAAGGGTTATGCTAGTGGGTCTGCTGTGCAAAAATGCAGCGACCTGTGTCTGCATATGGGAGTTGCAGAAGATGACTCTCCTCTGGAAGGAGGTGGACAGAATGCCAAATATCTGGTGCTTAGAGTTCTACGGTAAGCACATGAAGATGACATGCCTGGGCAACAGTGGTTTGCTCATGCTCTCCTTGAAGGCGAAGCGTATGAACCGCCTTGTTACATACAATCTTTTGAAAAGGGAGTGGCAGAAGGTTCCTGATTGCATGCTACCATGCAGCCGCAAAAAGCGATGGATAGCATGTGGCACAGCATTTGATCCGGTCCCCTGCGCCTTGGCCTGACATGGAATTTACCTTCTTTGGCCGAGCACGTTAATATTTTAGTCATTTCATATCATTGGCCTATCTTTAGATAATATTTCTATGTTGTTGTGACAAGTTCTGCAAAACCGCATCACTGTGGTTTGTTTTGTATCACGCTGAAGCAATCGAACCATTTCCTTTTATTACCTGCTGCTACTTGGGTCAGTGCTACATCAATTGGGCAAGCCGACCTGAATATGTTTCATGGAAGTAAAAAATGGAACGCCAGGTATCTATCTGTATGGTCGTGGTTTTGGTATGTTTGGTCTGTGTCCCGTTAAGCTTGTAATCTTTCTGAACTTGCAGTTACCTGGCCAGAACTGAGTTTATTATACAATAAAGACGGGGATGTTAATGTTTTGATTGTGGTGCATAGAGATGTTGTGGTGCTTGTTATTACCATGAAAATATCCGTACTTCTGTTTCAGGCTGCCTACAATTTGTGTGTTACCTGAAGCTGTTTTGATGCCTGCCTGAATTGTTCGCTGCAGCCTGCAGCTTTCATATGTTTCCAGTCATTCTGATATCTACATTCGTACACTAGTCCCTGAGTCAAAAGTTTAGGTTTCTTATGTAATGTAGATGCAGGGATATTTGGAGAAGCTTGCAGGGATATCAAATATCCCTGCAAGCTTCTCCAAATATCCCTGCATCTACATTACATTGTGTTCTGAAATCTCTCGCTAGAAAGCATAAACCGTATATGATTCgatgtaaaaaaaaaaactcaaacagGCGTAAAAAAAGGGAGTGGCTAATGTCAAGATCTCTTGTATCACGCAGAAAAACAGATAACATCAGGTATCTTAGAACACAATTACAAGCAGAAAATCAGATATCGTATAAAACACAAAATGGCACACAGAAAAG includes:
- the LOC136457029 gene encoding LOW QUALITY PROTEIN: F-box only protein 6-like (The sequence of the model RefSeq protein was modified relative to this genomic sequence to represent the inferred CDS: deleted 1 base in 1 codon), whose protein sequence is MGEVAALRQLVGQVQELWDLYGANAHPLPRWYLLDFEHGSIKDDYCGGRSGYNSELLKIMETNQSPLRKRPQRDRNREKAPSSNKTEVMQQEIWRDFPQDLFETVIARLPVAAIFRFRTVCRMWSSLLGSDSFSHQYSEAPRGLPWFYTITHENANNNVAMYDPSLKKWHHPSVPLTPTKIVIPVASVGGLVCLLDLSHRNLYICNPLMQSLKEIPPRSVQGWSRVAIGMVLNGRSSSDGYKVMWLGNDGTYEVYDSTKNMWSCPGTFPPGIKLPLALNFRSQPVAVGSTVYFMCAEPDGVLSYDVSTGIWRQFAIPLPLHLTDHTLAEFQGRVMLVGLLCKNAATCVCIWELQKMTLLWKEVDRMPNIWCLEFYGKHMKMTCLGNSGLLMLSLKAKRMNRLVTYNLLKREWQKVPDCMLPCSRKKRWIACGTAFDPVPCALA